One Purpureocillium takamizusanense chromosome 1, complete sequence genomic window carries:
- a CDS encoding uncharacterized protein (TransMembrane:12 (i79-101o121-142i149-166o172-193i205-229o235-254i305-330o342-363i384-405o411-437i449-469o481-500i)~EggNog:ENOG503P0C6~COG:S) translates to MSQPSPTSAEKPASDVVRTVADPDIDEESEALNGYVVDPSRYPDNAARLKTSADGRYVLIPQPLDTPDDPLNWNSRRKWALVAIMAYIAFLADYTGGTAIITVIHQSFEWHLSQAEVQRAVVGNLFTIGACGLFVVPLAAYFGRWPVTFIFQTVMVATCAWSGAATSFQSYLAARIINGFFCSVGQGGALMWIKDLFFFHEHPRVINYIEFSIILSPYLGPLIASFIVSDVDWRWAFWVCTILSGLGWILVLFLDETLFDRKAPPVPRGSYVGRLLGAQQARSWKHRSLTQCLARPVVAITKLPVLLVLVYYFLNFAWVIGVNTTIAIWLTNIYGFDTRGLGYFYFFGIVGVLAGWFAGHFLHDAIGRFYTRRHAGRLDPEARLIITYPATLILCVSLILLGLGFEHHWHYMVLAVFAALQCFGVMIVTTAINAYLLDCYPEGSGEVSAWVTASRNWAGFMATYIQIAWVERGGPAKALGAQAGITFASVFFIVFLQIYGQRLRRWQGRMAFGHAKAK, encoded by the exons ATGTCTcagccatcgccaacatcTGCCGAGAAGCCCGCCTCCGACGTCGTGCGCACGGTCGCGGACCCGGACATtgacgaggagagcgaggcGCTCAATGGCTACGTCGTCGACCCAAGCCGATACCCTGACAATGCCGCGCGGCTCAAGACCAGCGCCGATGGGCGCTACGTGCTTAtcccgcagccgctcgaCACGCCCGACGATCCGCTCAACTGGAATTCGCGGAGGAAATGGGCCCTggtcgccatcatggcgtaCATTGCTTTCCTGGCGGATTATACGGGTGGCACGGCCATCATAACGGTCATCCACCAGTCGTT CGAGTGGCATCTCTCGCAGGCCGAGGTCCAGCGCGCCGTTGTTGGTAACCTCTTCACCATCGGCGCCTGCGGGCTCTTCGTCGTACCCCTGGCGGCCTACTTTGGGCGATGGCCCGTCACCTTCATCTTCCAGACAGTCATGGTGGCCACCTGCGCGTGGTCTGGCGCGGCCACCAGCTTCCAGTCGTACCTCGCGGcgcgcatcatcaacggcttcttctgcagcgtcggccagggcggcgcgctcatGTGGATCAAGgacctcttcttcttccacgAGCACCCGCGCGTCATCAACTACATTGAGTTTTCCATCATCCTGAGCCCCTACCTCGGCCCCCTGATTGCGTCCTTTATCGTGTCAGACGTGGACTGGCGCTGGGCGTTTTGGGTCTGCACCATACTCTCCGGCCTCGGCTGGATCCTGGTGCTGTTCCTCGACGAGACCTTGTTCGATCGCAAGGCGCCCCCCGTGCCCAGGGGCTCGTATGTGGGTCGACTCCTCGgagcgcagcaggcgcggTCGTGGAAGCATCGCAGCCTGACGCAGTGTCTCGCACGGCCCGTCGTTGCCATCACCAagctgcccgtgctgctcgtcctcgtctacTACTTCCTCAACTTCGCGTGGGTCATTGgcgtcaacaccaccatcgccatcTGGCTGACCAACATCTACGGCTTCGACACGCGCGGGCTCGGCTACTTTTACTTTttcggcatcgtcggcgtcctggCCGGGTGGTTCGCGGGCCACTTCCTGCACGATGCCATCGGCCGCTTCTAcacgcgccgccacgccgggcGCCTCGATCCCGAGgcccgcctcatcatcacgTACCCGGCGACGCTGATCCTGTGCGTGAGCCTCATCCTGCTGGGCCTGGGATTCGAGCACCACTGGCACTACATGGTGCTGGCCGTGTTCGCCGCCCTGCAGTGCTTCGGCGTCATGATCGTCACGACGGCCATCAACGCGTACCTGCTCGACTGCTACCCCGAGGGGTCGGGCGAGGTGAGCGCTTGGGTCACGGCCAGCCGCAACTGGGCAGGCTTCATGGCGACGTACATTCAGATCGCGTGGGTCGAGCGCGGAGGGCcggccaaggcgctgggGGCGCAGGCCGGCATCACGTTTGCTTCCGTCTTTTTCATTGTGTTTCTGCAGATATATGGACAGAGGCTGCGGCGATGGCAGGGGAGGATGGCCTTTGGGCACGCAAAGGCCAAGTAG
- a CDS encoding uncharacterized protein (COG:S~EggNog:ENOG503P06B~TransMembrane:7 (o16-36i57-84o104-126i138-159o179-207i219-238o268-284i)), with protein MSAHDASSAYGGRGPLLLGVSWAEAAVAIILIGLRAKTASLCPPGHLLSTGIFGLRWDFCWVIFALALALSAQVLMTISARYGLGNHEGLLSDEEIVQTNFWSWMAQVVAILAMAVGRLAVIAFLVTLQARTLIAGRWLLYLVGAAQGLINLGEVILILRQCDPIQKLWDHNVPGTCDLVLLCSQIGFAQGSIGSAADIFLAFYPVYIIGSLQHMKLRLKIGLCLIMSGGVVAGVAGINKTVAIATITQTQDITYAIAKLNTWVLTEMWFIIIFGSIPVLRPFFVRFSQSIKATAGSSRSGQRGTGRSAKSSRSREQDDAWMQLYDRPAAFRADREPSLTSQEPDDHAGTEDEHYLTDRGSGHVIIVTKDVSVVSERNP; from the exons ATGTCCGCACACGATGCCTCCTCCGCATACGGCGGCAGAGGCCCTCTGCTCCTGGGTGTGTCGtgggccgaggccgccgttgcAATCATCTTGATCGGCCTGCGAGCCAAGACAGCATCGCTATGCCCGCCAGGCCATCTGCTGTCGACTGGCATCTTTGGCTTGCGTTGGGATTTCTGCTGGGTTATATTTGCGTTG GCATTGGCACTCTCCGCTCAGGTCCTCATGACCATTAGCGCTCGCTACGGCCTCGGCAACCACGAAGGCCTCCTTTCCGACGAAGAGATCGTCCAGACAAACTTCTGGAGCTGGATGGCGCAGGTGGTCGCGAttctcgccatggccgtgggcAGACTCGCCGTCATAGCCTTCCTCGTCACGCTCCAGGCCCGGACCCTCATCGCCGGTCGCTGGCTACTGTATCTcgttggcgccgcgcagggTCTCATTAACCTGGGCGAGGTCATCTTGATCCTGCGGCAGTGCGACCCTATACAGAAGCTCTGGGACCATAACGTGCCGGGGACGTGCGATCTCGTGCTTCTCTGCTCGCAAATTGGCTTTGCCCAAGGGA GCATtggctcggcggccgacatATTCCTCGCCTTCTACCCCGTTTATATCATCGGGTCACTTCAGCACATGAAGCTCCGTTTAAAGATTGGCCTTTGTCTCATCATGAGCGGCGGCGTAGT AGCGGGCGTTGCCGGCATCAACAAGACCGTCGCCATTGCTACCATCACGCAGACGCAGGACATCACCTACGCAATTGCCAAGCTCAACACATGGGTCTTGACCGAAATGTggttcatcatcatcttcggcTCTATCCCTGTCCTGCGGCCCTTCTTCGTGCGCTTCTCGCAAAGCATCAAGGCCACGGCTGGGAGTTCGCGCTCCGGACAGAGGGGAACCGGCCGCTCCGCCAAGTCCAGCCGCAGTCGCGAGCAAGACGACGCCTGGATGCAGCTCTACGACAGGCCCGCTGCCTTCCGCGCCGATCGTGAGCCTTCCCTCACAAGCCAAGAGCCTGATGACCACGCCGGGACTGAGGATGAGCATTATCTGACCGATAGAGGGTCTGGACACGTCATCATCGTAACCAAGGACGTTTCCGTCGTGAGCGAGAGGAATCCCTGA
- a CDS encoding uncharacterized protein (COG:S~EggNog:ENOG503P06B): MSVQEQLERLQRLASQDAEGDGSAHKALLKGIRDLQLTVESPIETTSRLNFQIMQSICSRIALEYKLLHTLVARDGKPITASELASESGADELLIIRVMRVLAPIGLCDEVGPQTYASNVNTRFRVLPGSIGAEKHHFDLDFGMGGRLVEYMRGPGIHQFADEPGEVTLFEYALGTKTIFGHLERNEEQKKSFDDYMASRRMPNAPQWFEIFPAVQQLGDVRGDAAVLLVDVGGGPGQELARFKERHPEKPGRLILQDLPLTLRRIEKLPEGIEAMEYDFFTPQPVKGARAYFLRDVLHNWSDSKSERILSRIVEAMDPEYSTLLIDDYVLPDTDADLRAAEMDILMWLHTSGLERTVSQWEALFSKVGLELVKIWRAERGNESVIETRVRRR, translated from the exons ATGAGCGTCCAGGAACAGCTCGAGAGGTTGCAGCGTCTGGCATCTCAGGATGCGGAAGGGGACGGCTCGGCTCACAAGGCTCTGCTCAAGGGCATCCGGGACCTTCAGCTGACTGTGGAATCGCCAATCGAGACGACCTCGCGGCTCAATTTTCAG ATTATGCAAAGTATTTGTAGTCGTATTGCGCTCGAGTACAAACTGTTGCATACACTCGTCGCCCGGGATGGAAAACCCATCACTGCTTCCGAGCTGGCGAGCGAGTCTGGCGCAGATGAGCTCTTGATCA TTCGAGTCATGCGCGTACTCGCCCCCATTGGGCTATGCGACGAGGTCGGGCCTCAGACATATGCCTCAAATGTCAACACGCGTTTCAGAGTCTTACCAGGTTCGATTGGGGCAGAAAAACACCA CTTTGATCTTGATTTTGGGATG GGCGGCCGGCTTGTGGAATATATGCGCGGGCCCGGAATCCACCAGTTTGCCGACGAGCCAGGAGAGGTGACACTTTTCGAGTACGCCCTCGGCACCAAGACCATCTTTGGCCATCTTGAAAGGAACGAGGAGCAGAAGAAGTCTTTTGACGACTACATGGCGTCCCGACGAATGCCAAACGCGCCTCAGTGGTTCGAAATCTTTCCGGCGGTGCAGCAGCTAGGTGACGTGCGAGGAGATGCGGCCGTTCTCCtggtcgatgtcggcggcggaccagGACAGGAACTCGCACGTTTCAAAGAACGGCATCCCGAAAAGCCCGGACGACTGATTTTGCAAGACCTCCCGTTGACACTGCGGCGAATCGAGAAACTTCCTGAGGGTATTGAAGCGATGGAGTATGATTTTTTCACACCTCAGCCAGTCAAGG GTGCGCGCGCGTACTTTCTCCGCGACGTGTTGCACAACTGGTCCGATTCCAAGAGCGAGAGAATTCTCTCGCGTATAGTAGAAGCCATGGACCCCGAGTACTCGACGCTGCTCATTGACGACTATGTCTTGCCCGATACAGATGCGGACCTGCGAGCTGCTGAAATGGACATCCTCATGTGGTTACACACTTCAGGGCTGGAGAGGACTGTATCGCAATGGGAAGCGCTCTTCTCCAAGGTCGGCCTTGAGTTGGTAAAGATCTGGAGAGCTGAAAGGGGGAATGAGTCAGTCATTGAAACGCGTGTGCGCAGGCGGTAG
- a CDS encoding uncharacterized protein (COG:S~EggNog:ENOG503P06B), giving the protein MMDCLLRDGQRNFMLTGMQIMQSICSRIALEYKLLHTLVARDGKPITASELASESGADELLIIRVMRVLAPIGLCDEVGPQTYASNVNTRFRVLPGSIGAEKHHFDLDFGMGGRLVEYMRGPGIHQFADEPGEVTLFEYALGTKTIFGHLERNEEQKKSFDDYMASRRMPNAPQWFEIFPAVQQLGDVRGDAAVLLVDVGGGPGQELARFKERHPEKPGRLILQDLPLTLRRIEKLPEGIEAMEYDFFTPQPVKGARAYFLRDVLHNWSDSKSERILSRIVEAMDPEYSTLLIDDYVLPDTDADLRAAEMDILMWLHTSGLERTVSQWEALFSKVGLELVKIWRAERGNESVIETRVRRR; this is encoded by the exons ATGATGGATTGCCTTCTCAGAGACGGGCAGAGGAACTTCATGCTGACCGGGATGCAGATTATGCAAAGTATTTGTAGTCGTATTGCGCTCGAGTACAAACTGTTGCATACACTCGTCGCCCGGGATGGAAAACCCATCACTGCTTCCGAGCTGGCGAGCGAGTCTGGCGCAGATGAGCTCTTGATCA TTCGAGTCATGCGCGTACTCGCCCCCATTGGGCTATGCGACGAGGTCGGGCCTCAGACATATGCCTCAAATGTCAACACGCGTTTCAGAGTCTTACCAGGTTCGATTGGGGCAGAAAAACACCA CTTTGATCTTGATTTTGGGATG GGCGGCCGGCTTGTGGAATATATGCGCGGGCCCGGAATCCACCAGTTTGCCGACGAGCCAGGAGAGGTGACACTTTTCGAGTACGCCCTCGGCACCAAGACCATCTTTGGCCATCTTGAAAGGAACGAGGAGCAGAAGAAGTCTTTTGACGACTACATGGCGTCCCGACGAATGCCAAACGCGCCTCAGTGGTTCGAAATCTTTCCGGCGGTGCAGCAGCTAGGTGACGTGCGAGGAGATGCGGCCGTTCTCCtggtcgatgtcggcggcggaccagGACAGGAACTCGCACGTTTCAAAGAACGGCATCCCGAAAAGCCCGGACGACTGATTTTGCAAGACCTCCCGTTGACACTGCGGCGAATCGAGAAACTTCCTGAGGGTATTGAAGCGATGGAGTATGATTTTTTCACACCTCAGCCAGTCAAGG GTGCGCGCGCGTACTTTCTCCGCGACGTGTTGCACAACTGGTCCGATTCCAAGAGCGAGAGAATTCTCTCGCGTATAGTAGAAGCCATGGACCCCGAGTACTCGACGCTGCTCATTGACGACTATGTCTTGCCCGATACAGATGCGGACCTGCGAGCTGCTGAAATGGACATCCTCATGTGGTTACACACTTCAGGGCTGGAGAGGACTGTATCGCAATGGGAAGCGCTCTTCTCCAAGGTCGGCCTTGAGTTGGTAAAGATCTGGAGAGCTGAAAGGGGGAATGAGTCAGTCATTGAAACGCGTGTGCGCAGGCGGTAG
- a CDS encoding uncharacterized protein (COG:S~EggNog:ENOG503P06B), producing MSNYQGGRLVEYMRGPGIHQFADEPGEVTLFEYALGTKTIFGHLERNEEQKKSFDDYMASRRMPNAPQWFEIFPAVQQLGDVRGDAAVLLVDVGGGPGQELARFKERHPEKPGRLILQDLPLTLRRIEKLPEGIEAMEYDFFTPQPVKGARAYFLRDVLHNWSDSKSERILSRIVEAMDPEYSTLLIDDYVLPDTDADLRAAEMDILMWLHTSGLERTVSQWEALFSKVGLELVKIWRAERGNESVIETRVRRR from the exons ATGTCCAACTATCAGGGCGGCCGGCTTGTGGAATATATGCGCGGGCCCGGAATCCACCAGTTTGCCGACGAGCCAGGAGAGGTGACACTTTTCGAGTACGCCCTCGGCACCAAGACCATCTTTGGCCATCTTGAAAGGAACGAGGAGCAGAAGAAGTCTTTTGACGACTACATGGCGTCCCGACGAATGCCAAACGCGCCTCAGTGGTTCGAAATCTTTCCGGCGGTGCAGCAGCTAGGTGACGTGCGAGGAGATGCGGCCGTTCTCCtggtcgatgtcggcggcggaccagGACAGGAACTCGCACGTTTCAAAGAACGGCATCCCGAAAAGCCCGGACGACTGATTTTGCAAGACCTCCCGTTGACACTGCGGCGAATCGAGAAACTTCCTGAGGGTATTGAAGCGATGGAGTATGATTTTTTCACACCTCAGCCAGTCAAGG GTGCGCGCGCGTACTTTCTCCGCGACGTGTTGCACAACTGGTCCGATTCCAAGAGCGAGAGAATTCTCTCGCGTATAGTAGAAGCCATGGACCCCGAGTACTCGACGCTGCTCATTGACGACTATGTCTTGCCCGATACAGATGCGGACCTGCGAGCTGCTGAAATGGACATCCTCATGTGGTTACACACTTCAGGGCTGGAGAGGACTGTATCGCAATGGGAAGCGCTCTTCTCCAAGGTCGGCCTTGAGTTGGTAAAGATCTGGAGAGCTGAAAGGGGGAATGAGTCAGTCATTGAAACGCGTGTGCGCAGGCGGTAG